A single region of the Pseudomonadota bacterium genome encodes:
- a CDS encoding GAF domain-containing protein: MKLNKQWLDEISLKNKKLYYKLYIIVGLFFVFPVFGFLFYAIKYDFLEDKTLSVFLIALLAFSFLGFLILRHIFNSMINISKKISEKLRDGISGFQFEDSTDELTNIVHSFSAIEHQFKDTFEQLEKKSSKISMLKELSDLCYITYDAEELMYITLERALKLANANVGSVLMLEKPERNKFIIQANIGLGDLVKVGDRIDFDKSITRFAVINKSPLLVNDIEKDSRFGRGNRPLYGTKSFICMPIKTINDIIGVLTVSRKDENAPFVQDDVEALTSLLSGAAFTYENLRLIKENEQKDEFISKLEKISKTINSSLKGRELIYAVLNEIQSLILFEVAIIMITDESNPDNLIIYDFFSHKPVSLSKGACYNCEESIFEKVIKQGTTLIIDDTQSLSNGMEKELLFDLGYNSCILTALRMHGNVEGVLVLCASKSDILHKTSEFIDLARNNLSFALERNKLSFAVIKREQELDTLKNIGNTLAISTFDIDKVLQYAMDMIHAVMNVEAGSLFILQNNMLEFKIAFGTEAETLQKFSIKLGQGICGYVASQGKPLIVNDTAQSPHFFSDFDKIIGFNTRSVLCVPMISQGKVLGVIELINKKNGSFAPGDEKLLQSIVSSLVIAMENARLYRETTSMAEHERGLRQVFQKFVPMEVVDRIVYGKDTEKAIIDDFRRLTLLTLDIRGFSKLAKEIGPQKTVSMLNYFFSIMGGAVFNHYGIVDKYLGDGFLAVFGAPLPTSMDADNAIDAALEMKASIEEVSNRFVQELGTPLVMGISIHTGEVVVGNIGFDKKMDYTVIGDSVNTVFRLQNLVKPIPNGILISENTRRAVQSHLDLHEMGEYEIDSTIGTLKIYELLGQKKY, encoded by the coding sequence ATGAAATTAAATAAACAATGGTTGGATGAAATATCTTTAAAGAATAAAAAACTTTATTACAAACTTTATATTATTGTTGGTCTTTTTTTTGTTTTCCCGGTTTTTGGTTTTCTTTTTTATGCAATTAAATATGATTTTCTCGAAGATAAAACATTAAGTGTTTTTTTGATCGCCTTACTTGCCTTCTCTTTTCTGGGTTTTTTAATACTCCGGCATATATTTAATTCAATGATAAACATTTCTAAGAAAATCTCGGAAAAGCTTCGTGACGGTATCTCCGGCTTTCAATTTGAGGATAGTACAGATGAATTAACAAATATCGTTCATTCTTTTAGCGCCATCGAACATCAATTTAAGGATACATTTGAGCAACTCGAAAAAAAATCATCCAAAATATCAATGCTAAAAGAGCTTTCAGATCTATGTTATATAACCTACGATGCAGAGGAGCTTATGTATATAACATTGGAGCGTGCCCTGAAACTGGCAAACGCAAACGTGGGTTCTGTACTTATGCTCGAAAAACCGGAAAGAAATAAATTTATCATTCAGGCAAATATCGGGCTGGGGGATCTGGTCAAAGTTGGAGACCGGATTGATTTTGATAAGAGTATCACAAGGTTTGCAGTTATTAATAAATCGCCGCTTCTTGTTAATGATATTGAAAAAGACAGCCGTTTCGGGAGGGGCAATCGACCTCTTTACGGAACAAAATCTTTTATATGTATGCCCATTAAAACAATTAATGACATTATCGGGGTCCTCACGGTTTCACGGAAAGATGAGAATGCACCCTTCGTTCAGGATGATGTGGAAGCCCTCACATCTCTTTTGAGCGGTGCAGCTTTTACATATGAGAATCTTCGCCTTATTAAAGAAAATGAACAAAAAGACGAATTTATCAGCAAACTGGAAAAGATTTCCAAGACAATCAATTCAAGCTTAAAAGGCAGAGAACTTATCTATGCTGTTCTGAATGAAATTCAGTCTCTCATTCTCTTTGAGGTGGCTATAATTATGATCACTGATGAGAGCAACCCTGACAACTTGATAATTTACGATTTCTTCTCTCACAAACCTGTCAGCCTGTCCAAAGGCGCTTGTTACAACTGCGAGGAATCTATTTTTGAAAAAGTAATCAAACAGGGGACAACTCTCATTATAGACGATACTCAAAGCCTTTCAAATGGGATGGAAAAGGAACTCCTTTTTGATCTGGGATATAACTCATGCATACTGACAGCGTTAAGAATGCATGGTAATGTGGAGGGGGTGCTGGTTCTTTGCGCATCAAAATCAGATATCCTGCACAAAACCTCTGAATTCATCGACCTGGCGAGAAACAATCTCTCTTTTGCACTTGAAAGAAACAAACTGTCATTTGCCGTTATTAAACGGGAACAGGAATTAGACACGTTGAAGAATATCGGAAATACCCTCGCTATATCAACATTTGATATTGATAAAGTTCTTCAATATGCCATGGATATGATCCATGCAGTCATGAATGTAGAAGCAGGATCTTTATTTATATTACAAAACAACATGCTTGAATTTAAGATTGCATTTGGAACAGAAGCGGAAACTCTCCAGAAATTCAGTATTAAGCTCGGTCAGGGAATTTGCGGCTATGTTGCCAGCCAGGGAAAACCGCTTATCGTAAATGATACGGCTCAATCACCCCACTTTTTCTCTGATTTTGACAAAATTATAGGATTTAACACCCGATCCGTATTGTGTGTTCCTATGATTTCACAGGGAAAAGTACTTGGCGTAATTGAACTGATTAACAAAAAAAATGGCAGCTTTGCACCTGGCGATGAGAAGCTCCTCCAATCAATCGTTTCATCTCTTGTTATTGCTATGGAAAATGCCCGTCTTTACAGGGAAACTACCTCGATGGCAGAACATGAGCGGGGTCTCAGGCAAGTCTTCCAGAAGTTCGTTCCAATGGAGGTTGTGGACAGGATTGTATACGGCAAAGATACAGAGAAAGCGATTATTGATGATTTCAGAAGACTCACCCTTCTTACCCTTGATATACGGGGATTTTCAAAACTCGCTAAAGAAATCGGGCCGCAAAAAACAGTGTCTATGCTCAACTACTTCTTTTCAATAATGGGTGGTGCAGTATTTAACCATTACGGCATTGTTGATAAGTATCTTGGCGATGGCTTCCTGGCGGTTTTCGGTGCACCTCTGCCGACTTCGATGGATGCAGATAATGCTATCGATGCAGCCCTTGAAATGAAAGCATCAATTGAAGAGGTGAGCAACCGTTTTGTTCAAGAACTTGGTACGCCTCTTGTCATGGGTATCAGCATCCATACCGGCGAGGTGGTGGTCGGCAATATCGGTTTCGATAAAAAGATGGACTATACGGTAATAGGCGATTCGGTCAATACCGTCTTCAGGCTTCAAAACCTTGTGAAACCTATACCGAACGGTATTCTCATTAGTGAAAATACACGTCGGGCAGTCCAGTCGCATTTAGACCTTCATGAAATGGGTGAGTATGAGATTGATTCAACAATCGGGACATTGAAAATATATGAGCTTCTGGGCCAGAAGAAATATTGA